In Saimiri boliviensis isolate mSaiBol1 chromosome 12, mSaiBol1.pri, whole genome shotgun sequence, one genomic interval encodes:
- the RAB11FIP2 gene encoding rab11 family-interacting protein 2 isoform X2 yields the protein MMLSEQAQKWFPTHVQVTVLQAKDLKPKGKSGTNDTYTIIQLGKEKYSTSVAEKTLEPVWKEEASFELPGLLMQGNPEKYILFLIVMHRSLVGLDKFLGQVAINLNDIFEDKQRRKTEWFRLESKQGKRIKNRGEIKVNIQFMRNNMTASMFDLSIKDKTRSPFAKLKDKMKGRKNDGTFSDTSSAIIPSTHMPDANTEFSTGEIQMKSKPKKPFLLGPQRLSSAHSMSDLSGSHMSSEKLKAGTIGQTHLLRHQLDSFGAVPESGSLKSPHRRTLSFDTSKMNQPDSIVDEGELCFRGQNDPFTNVTASLPQKFATLPRKKNPFEESSETWDSSMSLFSKPIEIRKENKREKREKVSLFERVTGKKDSRRSDKLNNGGSDSPCDLKSPNAFSENRQDYFDYESTNPFTAKFRASNIMPSSSWSHGAIFFVIL from the exons ATGATGCTGTCCGAGCAAGCCCAAAAGTGGTTTCCAACCCACGTGCAGGTCACAGTGCTCCAAGCCAAAGATCTAAAGCCAAAAGGCAAAAGTGGCACCAATGACACATACACTATAATTCAGTTGGGCAAGGAAAAGTACTCCACCTCGGTAGCTGAGAAAACCCTTGAGCCAGTCTGGAAGGAGGAGGCCTCTTTTGAGCTACCTGGATTGCTAATGCAGGGGAATCCAGAGAAATACATTCTTTTCCTTATAGTCATGCACAGGTCTCTGGTGGGTCTGGATAAATTTTTAGGGCAGGTGGCAATCAATCTCAATGACATCTTTGAGGacaaacaaagaaggaaaacaga gTGGTTTAGATTAGAATCCAAACAAGGAAAACGAATCAAAAACAGGGGTGAGATAAAGGTCAATATTCAATTTATGAGGAACAATATGACTGCAAGTATGTTTGACTTATCAATAAAGGACAAAACCAGATCTCCTTTTGCAAAGTTAAAAGATAAGATGAAAGGTAGAAAAAATGATGGAACATTTTCTGATACGTCTTCTGCAATCATTCCAAGTACTCACATGCCCGACGCCAATACTGAATTTTCAACTGGTGAAATACAGATGAAATCCAAACCAAAAAAGCCTTTTCTTTTGGGTCCTCAGCGACTCTCATCAGCGCATTCAATGTCTGATTTATCTGGGTCCCACATGTCTTCTGAGAAGCTGAAGGCTGGCACCATAGGTCAAACACATCTTCTCAGACACCAGTTAGATTCCTTTGGAGCAGTTCCAGAAAGTG GAAGTCTCAAATCTCCACACAGAAGAACATTAAGCTTTGATACTTCTAAAATGAACCAACCTGACAGCATTGTGGATGAAGGTGAATTGTGTTTCAGAGGACAAAATGACCCATTTACGAATGTGACTGCTTCATTACCCCAAAAATTTGCAACACTGCCAAGGAAGAAAAATCCATTTGAAGAAAGCAGTGAAACATGGGACAGCAGCATGAGTTTATTTTCAAAACCAAtcgaaataagaaaagaaaataaaagagagaaaagggagaaagttAGCCTGTTTGAAAGAGTTACTGGAAAAAAAGATAGCAGAAGATCTGATAAACTAAACAATGGGGGATCTGATAGCCCTTGTGACTTGAAATCACCTAATGCATTTAGTGAAAATCGCCAGGACTATTTTGATTATGAGTCAACCAATCCATTTACAGCAAAATTCAGGGCTTCCAATATAATGCCATCTTCAAG TTGGAGTCATGGAGCTATATTCTTTGTCATTCTCTGA